One stretch of Streptomyces hygroscopicus DNA includes these proteins:
- a CDS encoding alpha/beta hydrolase → MSAMSPRMPLSDAHPVSEIHPAPAPSGTVFVLVHGAWHASWQWAPTQRALARLGAASLAVDLPGHGFEAPLPSGHHLPGQPGFATEKSALAGLTLEECAGAVVAALRSVRRYPKVALVSHSAGGASASLAAERAPELVDELIHLSSFVPAGRPRFADYLAAPEQTATVRGQGLMLGDPEAIGAFRINPFSVDPAYVEELRLTYYHDVPAGSFARWYHALSPDLPFAVPTTPIALTRERWGRIPRTFIRCAEDWACTPAMQDLMIAEADAAMPDQPFTVRSLPGSHSPFAARPDELAAALALTGGE, encoded by the coding sequence ATGAGTGCCATGAGCCCCAGAATGCCCTTGAGCGATGCCCACCCCGTGAGCGAGATCCACCCTGCCCCCGCGCCCTCCGGCACCGTGTTCGTGCTGGTCCACGGCGCCTGGCACGCCTCCTGGCAGTGGGCGCCCACCCAGCGCGCCCTGGCCCGGCTCGGCGCGGCGAGCCTCGCCGTCGACCTGCCGGGGCACGGCTTCGAGGCGCCGCTGCCCTCGGGCCACCACCTCCCCGGCCAGCCGGGTTTCGCGACCGAGAAGTCGGCGCTGGCCGGGTTGACCCTGGAGGAGTGTGCCGGGGCCGTCGTCGCCGCGCTGCGATCGGTGCGCCGGTATCCGAAGGTCGCCCTGGTCTCGCACAGCGCCGGTGGCGCCTCGGCGTCCCTGGCCGCCGAGCGGGCTCCCGAGCTCGTCGACGAGCTGATCCATCTGTCGTCCTTCGTCCCCGCCGGGCGCCCCCGTTTCGCCGACTATCTGGCGGCTCCCGAGCAGACCGCGACTGTACGGGGGCAGGGGCTGATGCTGGGCGACCCGGAGGCCATCGGCGCGTTCCGGATCAATCCGTTCTCCGTCGATCCGGCGTACGTGGAGGAGCTGCGGCTGACCTACTACCACGACGTCCCGGCCGGGTCCTTCGCCCGCTGGTACCACGCCCTGAGCCCCGATCTGCCCTTCGCGGTGCCGACCACCCCGATCGCCCTGACCCGGGAGCGGTGGGGCCGGATTCCGCGCACCTTCATCCGGTGCGCCGAGGACTGGGCGTGCACCCCCGCGATGCAGGATCTGATGATCGCGGAGGCCGACGCGGCCATGCCGGACCAGCCCTTCACCGTGCGGTCGCTGCCGGGCAGCCATTCGCCGTTCGCCGCCCGCCCCGACGAGCTCGCTGCGGCACTCGCACTCACCGGCGGCGAATGA